Proteins found in one Enterococcus sp. 9D6_DIV0238 genomic segment:
- a CDS encoding restriction endonuclease subunit S — MKNELKLPTGWKLNKFKTIFTTEKGLSITKENLQDEGLAVVNYGQIHSIKGMEINCKFDNLPFISLKYLKRAKSALLNYGDFVFADTSEDIDGSGNFKMNVSEDGLIFAGYHSIIARLKNSNHPRYFMYLFESDWFRCQIQDSVSGVKVYSVTQLILKNTKVIRPSFPEQIAIAEFLDNKVSAMDKSINLLELEVKVLGEFKKSLIYETVTKGLNSSVKMKDSGVKWIGKIPENWEVKRLKYVMDNHDSKRQPIEASERSQVGETLYDYYGASGVVDKIDDYIFDMDALLIGEDGANLVMRSLPLIYIAKGKYWVNNHAHILTPKENHDLTYMAFLMETLDYSDFITGSAQPKLSQEKLNNILLLTPPYIEQLEISKYLVYKTENIDKILDEKKVELKLLKQIRKSIIFEYVTGKKRVDL, encoded by the coding sequence ATGAAAAATGAGTTAAAGTTACCTACAGGATGGAAACTCAATAAATTTAAAACAATATTTACTACAGAAAAGGGATTAAGTATAACGAAAGAAAATCTTCAAGATGAAGGTTTAGCTGTTGTTAATTATGGACAAATTCATTCAATAAAGGGAATGGAAATAAATTGTAAATTTGATAATCTTCCATTCATTTCTTTAAAGTATTTAAAAAGAGCTAAGTCTGCTCTTTTAAATTATGGGGATTTTGTTTTTGCAGATACTTCAGAAGATATTGATGGTTCTGGAAATTTTAAAATGAACGTCAGTGAAGATGGTCTAATTTTTGCAGGATACCATTCAATCATAGCTAGACTAAAAAATAGCAATCATCCAAGATATTTTATGTATTTATTTGAATCGGATTGGTTTAGATGCCAAATTCAAGATAGCGTAAGTGGTGTAAAAGTATATAGTGTAACTCAATTAATACTAAAAAATACTAAAGTTATTAGACCTTCTTTCCCTGAGCAAATTGCCATAGCAGAATTTTTAGATAATAAAGTTAGTGCGATGGACAAATCAATTAACCTGTTGGAGTTAGAAGTTAAAGTGTTAGGTGAATTCAAGAAATCATTGATCTATGAAACTGTAACAAAAGGTCTTAATTCAAGTGTTAAAATGAAAGATAGTGGAGTAAAATGGATTGGTAAAATACCTGAAAATTGGGAAGTTAAACGTTTAAAATATGTAATGGATAACCATGATTCTAAAAGGCAACCAATTGAAGCTTCTGAGAGAAGTCAGGTCGGTGAAACTCTTTATGATTATTATGGAGCAAGTGGGGTTGTTGATAAAATAGATGATTATATATTCGATATGGATGCCTTACTTATTGGTGAAGATGGGGCTAACTTGGTAATGAGAAGTTTGCCATTGATTTATATTGCTAAAGGAAAATATTGGGTAAATAATCATGCGCATATTCTTACTCCGAAGGAAAACCATGATTTAACTTATATGGCATTTTTAATGGAAACTTTAGACTATTCTGACTTTATAACAGGATCAGCTCAACCAAAATTATCTCAAGAAAAGTTGAATAATATTTTGTTGTTAACTCCTCCATATATTGAGCAACTTGAAATATCTAAATATTTAGTTTATAAGACTGAAAATATAGATAAAATTTTAGATGAGAAAAAAGTTGAATTAAAGCTATTGAAGCAAATTAGAAAATCCATAATTTTCGAATATGTAACGGGTAAAAAAAGAGTAGATTTATAA
- a CDS encoding type I restriction-modification system subunit M, translating into MTKSVEILYENTEINVTKETNLVLAIANKLRGTYKAEDYQDVIIPMVIIRRFECALEDTKDEVVKTYEANPKIAPKVLERKSGHSFYNVSHFNLSNLQDQADDIKGNFKDYIKGFSANVKTIIEDLDFIKQIDKLDKANKLLLIIKAFANFDLSPKTVDNMRMGYLFEDILRRYSENVNAGDHYTPREVIRCLANLLLAEGCDDIYQDGKIVKIGDFACGTGGMLSTINDFILRKNSSAKIHMYGQEILDSSYAICLADMLIKGQDASHIQQVNTLKEDAFPDDEFRFVIMNPPFGTPWSGDKAANGTKEAVEESDRFKHRVGIDGPEITMTPASGDAQLLFMQHALKKLNKENGRAAIITNGSPLFSGGTGSGESQIRRWMLENDLIEAIIGFPDQLFYNTGISIYAYILSYNKQPKRKGKVQLIDATKFYKKMRKSMGNKRNELSNDHIKKITHLYADFKENDYSKIFDNEEFLYKEYAVYQPMQRNYRIDEERIQAMIDNNTLKNFYDKDKIEEYQLMDPLPTKTKLLLNKFLENESTYEEIIHRLVTKGEEIGEFKEPKEFTKRVKKLFKDLDIPAGVVNSIIKSMSRMDKTADIQKDALGNIIPDKETKDIELVPYKQSIDEYMEKEVLPHVPDAMVFFEEDLSKKTKGKSTPAIKTGAEIPFTRYFYKYQAPESSDELLKEFKDIDLELNKLLEELG; encoded by the coding sequence ATGACGAAATCAGTAGAAATATTATATGAGAACACAGAAATTAATGTTACTAAAGAGACAAATCTCGTTTTAGCTATTGCAAACAAATTAAGAGGAACATACAAAGCAGAGGATTATCAAGATGTGATAATTCCAATGGTTATTATTCGTCGTTTCGAATGTGCTTTAGAAGACACAAAAGATGAAGTTGTTAAAACATATGAGGCAAATCCTAAGATTGCCCCAAAAGTATTAGAAAGAAAGTCAGGCCATAGCTTTTACAATGTTAGTCATTTTAATCTTAGTAATCTACAAGATCAAGCAGACGATATAAAAGGTAATTTTAAAGACTACATTAAAGGGTTCTCCGCTAATGTAAAAACAATCATCGAAGATTTAGACTTTATTAAACAAATCGATAAATTGGACAAAGCGAATAAACTTTTATTAATCATCAAAGCTTTTGCTAACTTTGATTTATCTCCAAAAACAGTTGATAATATGCGAATGGGTTATTTATTTGAGGATATTTTACGTCGATATTCAGAGAATGTAAACGCTGGAGATCATTATACTCCACGGGAAGTGATTCGCTGTTTAGCAAATCTATTACTTGCAGAAGGTTGCGATGATATTTATCAAGATGGGAAAATCGTTAAAATTGGTGACTTTGCGTGTGGTACTGGGGGGATGCTCTCTACGATAAATGATTTTATTTTACGTAAAAATTCAAGTGCAAAAATCCATATGTATGGGCAAGAAATTTTAGATAGTTCATATGCTATCTGTTTAGCTGATATGTTAATTAAAGGCCAAGATGCAAGTCATATTCAACAAGTGAACACGTTGAAAGAGGATGCCTTCCCTGATGATGAATTTCGTTTTGTTATTATGAATCCGCCATTTGGTACACCTTGGAGTGGAGATAAAGCGGCGAATGGGACTAAAGAAGCGGTTGAGGAAAGTGATCGTTTCAAGCATCGAGTAGGAATTGATGGACCAGAAATCACGATGACACCTGCAAGTGGAGATGCTCAATTATTATTTATGCAACATGCTTTAAAAAAGTTAAATAAAGAAAATGGTCGAGCAGCAATTATTACGAATGGCTCGCCGTTATTTTCTGGTGGTACAGGTTCAGGTGAAAGTCAGATTCGTCGTTGGATGCTAGAAAATGATTTGATTGAAGCAATTATTGGGTTTCCTGATCAATTATTTTATAATACTGGTATTTCAATCTATGCTTATATATTAAGCTATAATAAACAGCCTAAGAGAAAAGGAAAAGTACAGTTAATTGATGCAACAAAATTTTATAAAAAAATGCGTAAATCTATGGGAAATAAACGTAATGAGCTATCAAACGATCATATCAAGAAAATTACTCATTTATATGCAGATTTTAAAGAAAATGACTATTCGAAAATTTTTGATAATGAAGAATTTCTTTACAAAGAGTACGCTGTGTACCAACCAATGCAACGGAATTATCGAATTGATGAAGAACGGATCCAAGCAATGATTGATAATAATACATTGAAGAACTTTTATGACAAAGACAAAATTGAAGAATATCAATTGATGGATCCTCTTCCTACAAAAACCAAGCTATTATTGAATAAGTTTCTTGAGAATGAATCAACGTATGAAGAAATTATCCATCGTTTAGTGACTAAAGGTGAAGAAATTGGTGAATTTAAAGAGCCAAAAGAGTTCACCAAAAGAGTTAAGAAACTATTTAAAGATTTAGATATCCCAGCTGGAGTAGTGAATTCTATTATTAAATCAATGAGTAGAATGGATAAAACAGCTGATATTCAAAAAGACGCATTGGGTAATATTATTCCTGATAAAGAAACAAAAGATATTGAATTAGTTCCTTATAAACAGTCTATAGATGAATATATGGAAAAAGAAGTATTACCACATGTTCCAGATGCAATGGTATTTTTTGAAGAGGATTTAAGTAAGAAGACAAAAGGAAAATCTACACCGGCGATAAAAACTGGGGCTGAAATCCCATTTACCCGTTATTTTTATAAATATCAGGCACCCGAGTCTTCTGATGAATTATTAAAAGAGTTTAAGGATATCGATTTGGAATTAAATAAATTACTAGAAGAATTAGGATAG
- a CDS encoding type I restriction endonuclease subunit R, with protein sequence MLKNPIRERSEYQKFIIDYLVEKNNFVERKYSEATYDQHKAMDIKELLTFLKDTQPDEYDELHAYYSENTDEIIVSTILKQIDTKNGMMLTALKHGVDIDNTHFELMYRKPGNDYNRTWSENYQKNRFTVMEEVYHKEGERIDLVLFLNGLPIITIELKANTSGQSYKDAIVQYRKDRDHRTRLLRFKKGALVHFAMDFKEVYMCTELKENAFFLPFNRGYQDGAGNEPNEDGFGVAYMWEEIFTKDRLLTLISKFIFLERTKEEGKKKEKESLIFPRFHQHRAVNRVIEDMHSHATSKNYLIQHSAGSGKTKTIAWLSHQLSQLIGADGKAVVDSIIIITDRVVVDRQLQRAIQQIEHKSGLVKVMDEDATSQDLADALNSSYKIIVSTIHKFSYILDNVRELDEQKFAVIIDEAHSSTSGRMMDGVTEVLSKKAQKMADEEGEELDQQELVTAKIETDIEAHGKQNNVTMIAFTATPKPKTLKVFGTKDINGHEKEFDLYSMKQAIEEKFILNVLENYTTFETYYKIILKAMEDPDLDTSQAKKEITRFVSLHDVNIRQKVEIIVEHFRENIKHMLKGQAKAMIVTSSREAAAKYYYAFEKYVSERRYKDIKPLVAFSGKVKLDKVGEVSETSINGFAEEDLAEKFDTDQYQVLLVANKYQTGFDQPKLCAMYVDKKLSGVTAVQTLSRLNRIYPEKHTFVLDFVNSYKDIEKAFSKYYTGTHLGNEINPHDIFEIEEKIELRNILDYDDINAFNTLMYLEKRLKKERLKVEYYLDKAVKRFYRLSKEEREEAFLELKHFVSFYTFLIQVTSFKNIDLHKKYNFIRFLLKEMDVSGANTGVDLTGKIDAEFGTPKIIDNIKTGNLKSGQGELKLPGADAPKPYDPIIKKLSEIIEEFNLLHGTNFDTEIEIESVFHVKEILAKDKELQRSSKVNNKSDFRLEYNLRLDDALIEGMDRNQNFNNTLLSNDEMKHAIFDLFMDEIYKRMKENNEPYTTENRYIKVAEDDEKYVK encoded by the coding sequence TTGTTGAAAAATCCAATTCGTGAACGTTCAGAGTACCAAAAGTTCATTATTGATTATTTGGTAGAAAAGAACAATTTTGTTGAAAGAAAATATTCAGAAGCCACTTACGATCAACATAAAGCAATGGATATCAAAGAACTACTTACATTCCTAAAAGATACCCAGCCTGACGAGTATGATGAGCTCCATGCATACTACAGCGAAAATACAGATGAAATTATAGTTAGCACCATTCTAAAACAAATCGATACAAAGAACGGTATGATGCTAACTGCACTAAAACATGGAGTAGATATTGACAATACTCATTTTGAGTTAATGTATCGAAAACCAGGAAATGATTATAACCGAACGTGGTCAGAAAACTATCAGAAAAATCGTTTTACAGTGATGGAAGAGGTCTACCATAAAGAAGGTGAACGCATTGACTTAGTTCTTTTCTTAAACGGGTTGCCGATTATTACCATTGAATTAAAAGCGAATACTTCTGGTCAATCGTATAAAGATGCTATTGTTCAGTACCGCAAGGATAGAGACCATAGAACTCGATTGCTTCGATTTAAAAAAGGTGCCTTGGTTCACTTTGCCATGGATTTTAAAGAAGTGTATATGTGTACTGAGTTAAAAGAAAATGCATTTTTCCTGCCTTTCAATAGAGGATATCAAGACGGGGCTGGCAATGAACCGAACGAAGATGGCTTTGGTGTAGCTTACATGTGGGAAGAAATTTTCACTAAAGATAGGTTATTAACCTTAATTTCTAAGTTTATATTTTTGGAACGTACAAAAGAAGAGGGCAAGAAAAAGGAAAAAGAATCGTTGATTTTCCCACGTTTTCATCAACATCGTGCAGTAAATCGAGTCATAGAAGACATGCATAGCCATGCTACAAGCAAAAATTATTTGATTCAACATTCTGCTGGTAGTGGTAAAACAAAAACTATCGCTTGGTTATCTCATCAGTTATCTCAACTAATTGGTGCTGACGGAAAAGCGGTGGTAGATAGTATTATCATTATTACAGATCGTGTGGTGGTTGATCGTCAGTTACAGCGTGCGATTCAACAGATTGAACATAAGTCAGGTCTAGTGAAGGTAATGGATGAAGATGCTACCAGTCAAGACTTAGCGGATGCATTAAATAGTAGCTATAAGATTATTGTTTCAACGATTCATAAGTTTAGTTACATCTTAGACAACGTTCGTGAATTAGACGAGCAAAAATTTGCTGTAATTATTGATGAAGCCCATTCATCAACTAGTGGTCGGATGATGGATGGAGTCACTGAAGTATTGAGCAAAAAGGCACAAAAAATGGCAGATGAAGAAGGAGAAGAGCTTGATCAGCAAGAGTTAGTGACTGCAAAAATTGAAACGGATATTGAAGCACATGGCAAACAAAATAATGTAACCATGATTGCATTTACAGCGACACCTAAACCAAAAACGCTGAAAGTATTTGGAACAAAAGACATTAATGGTCATGAAAAAGAATTTGATCTCTACTCAATGAAACAGGCTATTGAAGAAAAATTTATTCTCAATGTTTTGGAGAACTATACAACGTTTGAAACATACTACAAAATTATTTTGAAAGCGATGGAAGATCCTGACTTAGATACTTCTCAAGCGAAAAAAGAGATTACTCGTTTTGTTTCCTTACATGATGTGAATATTCGCCAAAAAGTTGAGATTATCGTCGAACACTTTAGAGAAAATATAAAGCACATGTTAAAAGGACAAGCTAAAGCGATGATTGTAACAAGTTCTCGTGAGGCTGCAGCAAAGTATTATTATGCATTCGAAAAGTATGTGTCGGAACGACGTTACAAGGATATTAAGCCATTAGTTGCTTTTAGTGGTAAGGTAAAACTTGATAAGGTTGGAGAAGTCAGTGAAACGTCAATTAACGGGTTTGCAGAAGAGGATTTGGCTGAGAAATTTGATACAGATCAGTATCAAGTATTGCTGGTTGCCAACAAATACCAAACAGGTTTTGATCAGCCCAAACTTTGTGCAATGTACGTGGATAAGAAATTATCTGGCGTTACAGCAGTTCAAACATTGTCTAGATTAAATAGAATCTATCCTGAAAAGCATACATTTGTATTAGATTTTGTTAATTCATACAAAGACATTGAAAAAGCTTTTTCAAAATACTATACGGGCACTCATTTAGGAAATGAGATAAATCCTCATGACATTTTTGAAATTGAAGAAAAAATCGAGTTGCGAAATATTTTAGATTATGATGATATTAATGCCTTTAATACGTTGATGTATCTTGAAAAACGCTTAAAAAAAGAACGACTAAAAGTTGAATATTACCTAGATAAGGCGGTAAAAAGATTTTACAGACTGTCAAAAGAAGAACGTGAAGAAGCATTTTTAGAGTTAAAGCATTTTGTCAGCTTCTATACATTTTTAATTCAAGTAACAAGTTTTAAAAATATTGATTTGCATAAAAAATATAATTTCATTCGATTTTTATTAAAAGAAATGGATGTATCTGGTGCAAATACTGGTGTTGATTTAACTGGGAAAATTGATGCTGAATTCGGAACACCAAAAATTATCGATAATATAAAGACAGGTAATCTAAAATCAGGACAAGGAGAGTTGAAGCTTCCAGGAGCAGATGCGCCCAAACCTTACGATCCAATTATCAAAAAATTATCTGAAATCATTGAAGAATTCAATCTGTTACATGGCACCAATTTTGATACTGAAATTGAAATAGAATCCGTGTTTCATGTGAAAGAAATTCTTGCGAAGGATAAAGAATTACAACGTTCTTCAAAAGTAAATAATAAAAGTGATTTTAGATTGGAATATAATTTACGATTAGATGATGCATTGATTGAAGGGATGGATAGAAACCAAAATTTCAATAATACATTACTATCTAATGATGAGATGAAGCACGCTATCTTTGATTTGTTTATGGATGAAATTTATAAACGAATGAAAGAAAACAATGAACCCTATACAACAGAAAATCGATATATTAAAGTAGCTGAAGATGATGAAAAGTATGTAAAATAA